The following are encoded in a window of Apteryx mantelli isolate bAptMan1 chromosome 17, bAptMan1.hap1, whole genome shotgun sequence genomic DNA:
- the SEPTIN5 gene encoding septin-5 isoform X2 has translation MVAGESGLGKSTLVNSLFLTDLYKDRKLLNAEERINQTVEIVKHTVDIEEKGVKLKLTIVDTPGFGDAVNNTECWKPITDYIDQQFEQYFRDESGLNRKNIQDNRVHCCLYFISPFGHGLRPVDVEFMKALHEKVNIVPLIAKADCLIPSEIRKLKERIREEIDKFGIKVYQFPECDSDEDEEFKQQDRELKESAPFAVIGSNTVVEAKGQRVRGRLYPWGIVEVENQAHCDFVKLRNMLIRTHMHDLKDVTCDVHYENYRAQCIQQMTSKLTQDNRIESPIPILPLPTPDTETEKLIKMKDEELRRMQEMLQKMQQQMQDQ, from the exons ACAAAGACAGAAAGCTCCTCAACGCAGAGG AGAGAATCAACCAGACAGTGGAAATCGTCAAGCACACAGTGGACATTGAGGAGAAGGGTGTCAAGCTGAAGTTGACCATAGTGGACACAccaggctttggagatgctgttAACAACACCGAGTG CTGGAAGCCCATCACTGACTACATCGACCAGCAGTTTGAACAGTATTTCCGAGATGAGAGCGGCCTGAACCGGAAGAACATCCAGGACAACCGAGTGCATTGTTGCCTCTACTTCATCTCACCCTTCGGGCATGG GCTGAGGCCTGTGGATGTCGAGTTCATGAAGGCTCTGCATGAGAAGGTCAACATTGTGCCCCTGATTGCCAAAGCCGACTGCCTGATTCCCTCTGAGATCCGGAAGCTAAAAGAGAGG ATCCGGGAAGAGATTGACAAATTTGGCATTAAAGTGTACCAGTTTCCGGAGTGCGACTCTGATGAAGATGAGGAATTCAAACAGCAAGACAGAGAGCTGAAG GAGAGCGCTCCCTTTGCTGTCATTGGCAGTAACACAGTGGTGGAGGCGAAAGGCCAGAGAGTCCGTGGACGGCTGTACCCCTGGGGCATCGTGGAAG tggaaaaCCAGGCGCACTGCGACTTTGTGAAGCTGAGGAACATGCTGATCCGGACACACATGCATGACCTGAAGGACGTCACTTGTGATGTCCACTATGAGAACTACCGAGCTCAGTGCATCCAGCAGATGACCag CAAGCTGACTCAGGACAACAGGATAGAGAGCCCGATTCCTATCCTGCCTCTCCCAACACCTGACACTGAGACGGAGAAGCTGATCAAAATGAAGGATGAGGAG TTGCGGCGGATGCAAGAGATGCTGCAGAAGATGCAGCAGCAGATGCAGGATCAGTGA